A portion of the Mustela erminea isolate mMusErm1 chromosome 19, mMusErm1.Pri, whole genome shotgun sequence genome contains these proteins:
- the EMP3 gene encoding epithelial membrane protein 3, whose protein sequence is MSLLLLVVSALHILILILLFVATLDKSWWTLPGKESLNLWYDCTWNNDNKTWACSNVSENGWLKAVQVLMVLSLILCCLSFILFMFQLYTMRRGGLFYATGLCQLCTSVAVFTGALIYAIHAEEILAERPPGGSFGYCFALAWVAFPLALASGVIYIHLRKRE, encoded by the exons atgtctctcctcctgctggtggTCTCTGCCCTTCATATCCTCATTCTCATCCTGCTTTTCGTGGCCACTTTGGACAAG TCCTGGTGGACCCTCCCAGGGAAGGAGTCCCTGAATCTTTGGTATGACTGCACGTggaacaatgacaacaaaacgTGGGCCTGCAGTAACGTCAGCGAGAATG GCTGGCTGAAGGCAGTTCAGGTCCTCATGGTGCTTTCCCTCATCCTCTGCTGCCTGTCCTTCATCCTGTTCATGTTCCAACTCTACACCATGCGGCGAGGAGGGCTTTTCTATGCCACTGGCCTCTGCCAGCTTTGCACCA GTGTGGCGGTCTTTACCGGAGCCCTGATCTACGCCATTCACGCTGAGGAGATCTTGGCGGAGCGCCCGCCGGGGGGCAGCTTTGGTTACTGCTTCGCCCTCGCTTGGGTGGCCTTCCCCCTTGCCCTGGCCAGTGGCGTCATCTACATCCACCTGCGGAAGCGGGAGTGA
- the TMEM143 gene encoding transmembrane protein 143 — MTVERWLRLRGKGLAMLHVTRGVWGSRVRVWSLLPTLLGPPRALSSLAAKMGEYRKMWNPTEPRDWAQQYRERFIPFSKEQLLRLLTQEFHSSPKEKAALADFAAHVDFCTLFHYHHILARLQALYDPINPDRETLDQPSLTDPQRLSNEQEVLRALEPLLAQANFSPLSEDTLAYALVVHHPQDEVQVTINLDQYIYMQFWALGQRVGQMPRKSSVGSKRGFFSRSPPAERRYFKRVVVAARTKRGHLVLKSFKDTPLEGLEQLLPELKVRTSTTQRALLNLTLFVSGLVFFVNVGMVVLTDLKMATSLLLLLFAIFMGLRASKMFGQRRSVQALELAHMLYYRSTSNNSELLSALALRAQDEHAKEALLAHSFLARLPQGARGQPEETSQWLQSEVEHWLLAQSGCDVAFNGTRALAHLQALTPSIGMFPPPGFPKLDLLSTVISETPQPAPRSDQP, encoded by the exons ATGACAGTCGAGCGTTGGCTAAG GCTCCGGGGAAAGGGTCTGGCCATGCTGCATGTGACCCGGGGGGTCTGGGGATCCAGGGTCCGAGTATGGTCCCTGTTGCCTACGCTCCTCGGGCCCCCCCGGGCCCTGTCGTCGCTGGCGGCCAAGATGGGGGAGTACCGCAAGATGTGGAACCCCACGGAGCCCCGCGACTGGGCCCAGCAGTACCGCGAGCGGTTCATCCCTTTCTCCAAGGAGCAGCTGCTCCGCCTCCTGACACAG GAATTCCACTCCAGCCCCAAGGAGAAGGCAGCTTTAGCCGATTTTGCAGCCCACGTGGACTTCTGCACCCTGTTCCACTACCACCACATCCTGGCCCGGCTGCAG GCGTTGTATGACCCCATCAACCCCGACAGGGAGACCCTCGACCAGCCTTCGCTGACAGACCCCCAGCGTCTGTCCAATGAGCAGGAGGTGCTCCGGGCTCTGGAGCCCCTGCTGGCCCAGGCCAACTTCTCCCCGCTCTCGGAGGACACCCTAGCCTACGCTTTGGTGGTCCATCACCCTCAGGATGAGGTCCAG GTGACAATAAATTTGGATCAGTATATCTACATGCAGTTCTGGGCCCTGGGCCAGCGAGTTGGGCAGATGCCCCGTAAGTCCAGCGTGGGCTCCAAACGTGGCTTCTTCAGCAGGTCACCCCCCGCAGAGAG GAGGTATTTCAAGCGGGTGGTGGTGGCCGCCCGTACCAAGCGGGGGCACCTGGTGCTGAAGAGCTTCAAGGACACACCCCTAGAGGGCCTAGAGCAGCTGCTCCCAGAGCTGAAGGTCCGCACGTCCACCACGCAGCGTGCGCTGCTCAACCTAACGCTTTTCGTCTCGGGCCTGGTATTCTTCGTCAATGTGGGCATGGTGGTGCTCACGGACCTCAAGATGGCCAcctccctgctgctgctcctcttTGCCATCTTCATGGGCCTGCGGGCATCCAAG ATGTTCGGACAGCGGCGCAGCGTGCAGGCGCTGGAGCTGGCCCACATGCTCTACTACCGCAGCACTTCCAACAACTCGGAGCTGCTCAGCGCCCTGGCCCTGCGCGCGCAGGACGAACATGCCAAGGAGGCTCTGCTGGCCCACAGCTTCCTGGCCCGGCTGCCCCAGGGCGCGCGCGGCCAGCCGGAGG AGACCTCCCAGTGGCTCCAGTCCGAGGTAGAGCACTGGCTCTTGGCCCAGTCAGGCTGTGACGTGGCCTTCAACGGAACTCGGGCCCTGGCCCACCTGCAGGCCCTCACCCCCAGCATCGGGATGTTCCCACCCCCGGGTTTCCCCAAACTGGACCTGTTGTCCACAGTCATCTCCGAAACCCCACAGCCGGCACCCAGGAGTGACCAGCCCTGA